A genomic stretch from Suncus etruscus isolate mSunEtr1 chromosome 17, mSunEtr1.pri.cur, whole genome shotgun sequence includes:
- the AHNAK2 gene encoding protein AHNAK2 has translation MVKASIDKASSRRLQPEELDPKTEEHSVTEGPSAEIIRPRPQGSSPVYECAAESAGLGLLEEERGRPTSGSWRTWWKRDSADSRMTGTEFFLQECVKTTLKTKVEAGASGYSVAGGGQQGLFVQQVLQDSTAAKLFSLREGDQLLSATIFFDDIRYEDALKILQYSEPYKVQFCIQRKLDKQPPLNSTEAWRGSRSSHGTMGGQKGKADTHLHLCQEQDVTESLMDTPTKTLEGEGDQERLITKPRTGRGRRAQRERLSWPKFQTIKTKGRSGPRRSHSSSEAYERTEGNISPTSTDTEEQHPKDTQEMKADLGSRRRKMCINLGFRKLSGKGGPSLWPGRRESKEDDIMVGELSAQLLSMDVDVKPGHVAFNIPEGQVPKPKIQDIKDGGGFKGHLSKVKTPSFKMPKIDMKAPKLDMKGPKTEFSNPNMEMTLPCAYMDLKAPETNMEADINLGDKQVATHDSEFKMPKFIMPSFGVSAESKSIEDSGQGDLDISITKAREDVSLPSAQSNIKASEQRVQISAMDEDIKLGHAAIKVAKGQTTKLHDIEMEGGLKGQLHKVETDSFKMPKVDLKTPQMEIKATGLDIKDTNRNLSSPSMEVMLPTLDMDLKVPEAKQEADIGLGDKEMSAHDSKFKMPKFKMPSFGESAAGKSTKVSFHGDLEVSQEALSLPSTKSDIKDSELSLHLPNVQVDVKPSKVAVKLPDGKTPEPEVPDVHMGGGLKDHLPDVKTHSFKMPKVDLKGPHVDIKGPKLDVKGPKAELSSPSVDLTLPSADVDLQAPEASLEADISLKDKDMTSRDSKFKMPKFKMPSYGGSATSKSMEASGQCDLEVSIPKVQADISLPSAKGDIKEGELSLQLPSVDVKVKPGQVDIKLPEGQIPEPEVPDIHVGGGLKGHLPQVKTPSFKMPKVDLKGPHVDIKGPKIDVKGPKAELSSPSVDLTLPSADVDLQAPEVSLEADIGLKDKDMTSRDSKFKMPKFKMPSFGGSATSKSMEASGQCDLEVSIPKVQADVSLPSAKGDIKDGELSLHLPSVDVEVKPGQVDMKLPEGQIPEPKVPDIHVGGGLKGHLPQVKTPSFKMPKVDLKGPHVDIKGPKLDVKGPKAELSSPSVDLTLPSADVDLQAPEVSLEADISLKDKDMTSLDSKFKMPKFKMPSFGGSATSKSMEASGQCDLEVSIPKVQADISLPSAKGDIKDGELSLQLPSVDVEVKPGQVDIKLPEAQMPEPEVPDIHVGGGLKGHLPQVKTPSFKMPKVDLKGPHVDIKGPKLDVKGLKAELSSPSMEVTLPHMDVDLQAPEASLDADIGLKDKDMTSRDSKFKMPKFKMPSFGGSATSKSMEASGQCDLEVSIPKVQADISLPSAKGDIKDGELSLHLPSVDVEVKPGQVAMKLPEGQMPEPEVPDIHVGGGLKGHLPQVKTPSFKMPKVDLKGPHVDIKGTKLDVKGPKAELSSPSVDLTLPSADVDMQAPEASLEADIGLKDKDMTSRESKFKMPKFKMPSFGSSATSKSMEASGQCDLEVSIPKVQADISLPSAKGDIKDGELSLHLPSVDVEVKPGQVAMKLPEGQMPEPEVLDIHVGGGLKGHLPHVKTPSFKMPKVDLKGPHVDIKGPKLDVKGPKAELSSPSVDLTLPSADVDLQAPEVSLEADIGLRNKEVTSRDSKFKMPKFKMPSFGSSATSKSMESSGPCDLEVTVPKVQADISLPSAKGVIKDGELSVQLPSMDIDVKPSHNVSKMPDAPEPEPEFLDHKDGASFKGHLPKVKAPSFKMPKVDLKAPQVDIKAPRVDVKSPKAELSSPSMEVTLPRADMDLQVPEANQEDDIGLGDKEISARDSKFKMPKFKIPSFRRSAEGKSLEASVHGDMDITQMAVSIPFIQGNINASEHSMPLSTMDMYVQPGHGTVNLPVVPAPEPELPDIEAEVNLKSSDAVSKILPVDNPQGDSEDVSYATLEGVLLSPVSSHTEPLAPLLPTFHGPVSFPKFHRPKFQYSAPRTVAAVEVPSGLGDPSMSGYCSSQRLDSSKIPVSAPQLLYSGDSVCGGMEQLPCIEGTLAATVGGLPSEGADRARKGSPLKMPRLKLPSFRWSPKKGAGSKGIPEPHLKDERLSVTVDMGGLQGETQVHILPDDMPPEANGEGNREYTLGNSGLAMPEPTVSPSEVPQGKIVLPPREPHPTLSRTLGTKSGIRDPGITVQHSLSQGNSEACDYTAFPESQPFGKPVICTSEKPLLPSCRPEDAEGPPASSTDGAASRESWFRVPPFRLPGLRRASSKDKGEDAGLKEVPRLQPAASKPKEQAPARPVSQGDLEEVAVSLDSSKRAADMASPNSASYADVLHCHLHSPSPSSGQHHLPTAEPSFLRAGPGESPPLLLTHVSFSEAPGPAAETVKRPGSLSSQSLSTQSPDPSYSWGMGGVWEDSQLKVRFPKLKVPKFTFPAPNSGADVFIPTVGEVWHPENCLLLTLQTENPEIRSATIMKAGAGHCKGQLEDCDSSSASPVSKVKVRIQDNQAESHAVTIHSRILASSAAHAGSEILTTEIVRESETPLSQKASYGFSLLKGRIPEPTLKASVHLEAQNSPRPGVPGTDSQEPFEIISSIREPTDAFEVGSGAQCADSCSDEEPAEILEFPPEDSPGTIMAEHSSPTEKPESRRSSGIFRFWFPNIGFSQSAPEEPRATSGMQGQQAGPVQKQPEARPETGLPGKQEKAGWFRFPKLGFSSPPAEKSQTTKDEAGLAEQSLQEERVTFYDAQESLSPGEEEEKGVTDDTMAVGSDSHRKGMRE, from the exons CTTCCAGCCGGCGCCTACAGCCTGAGGAGCTAGACCCCAAAACTGAGGAGCACTCT GTGACTGAGGGACCTAGTGCAGAGATCATTCGGCCCCGGCCACAGGGCTCTTCCCCAGTGTATGAATGTGCTGCCGAGAGTGCAGGCCTGGGACTCCTG GAAGAAGAGCGGGGGAGGCCAACCTCAGGGAGCTGGAGAACCTGGTGGAAACGAGACTCAGCCGACTCCAGGATGACTGGCACAGAG TTTTTCTTGCAGGAGTGTGTGAAGACCACCCTGAAGACCAAGGTGGAAGCTGGCGCTAGTGGCTATAGTGTGGCAGGTGGCGGGCAGCAGGGCCTCTTTGTCCAGCAGGTACTCCAGGACTCCACAGCCGCCAAACTCTTCAGCCTGCGGGAAG GGGATCAGCTGCTCAGCGCGACAATATTCTTTGATGACATCCGGTATGAAGATGCGCTCAAGATCCTTCAGTACTCGGAACCCTACAAGGTGCAGTTCTGCATCCAGAGGAAGCTGGACAAACAGC CACCTCTGAATTCCACAGAAGCATGGCGGGGCTCAAGGTCCTCTCATGGCACAATGGGAGGGCAGAAAGGCAAAGCTGACACCCACCTTCATTTATGTCAGGAGCAGGATGTGACAGAGAGTCTCATGGACACTCCCACAAAGACTCTGGAAGGAGAAGGAGACCAAGAAAGGTTAATCACAAAGCCGCGGACAGGCAGAGGTCGGAGAGCACAGAGGGAGCGGCTATCTTGGCCCAAATTCCAGACCATCAAAACCAAGGGCCGCTCGGGCCCACGGAGGTCACACAGCTCATCGGAGGCCTATGAGCGCACTGAGGGAAACATCTCACCCACCAGCACTGATACAGAGGAACAGCACCCCAAAGACACACAGGAGATGAAGGCAGACCTTGGAAGTAGACGCAGGAAGATGTGCATAAACCTGGGATTCAGGAAACTCTCAGGGAAGGGGGGGCCCTCACTCTGGCCAGGAAGAAGAGAATCCAAGGAAG ATGACATCATGGTTGGTGAGCTCAGTGCGCAGCTCCTGTCCATGGATGTAGATGTCAAGCCAGGCCATGTGGCTTTCAATATACCCGAGGGCCAGGTGCCCAAACCCAAGATCCAGGACATCAAAGATGGAGGCGGCTTCAAGGGCCACCTGTCCAAAGTGAAGACACCCAGCTTCAAGATGCCCAAAATCGACATGAAGGCCCCTAAATTAGACATGAAGGGCCCCAAGACAGAGTTTAGCAACCCAAACATGGAGATGACACTACCATGTGCTTATATGGATCTGAAGGCACCTGAAACCAACATGGAAGCTGACATCAACCTGGGAGACAAGCAAGTGGCCACCCACGACAGTGAGTTCAAGATGCCCAAATTCATAATGCCATCATTTGGGGTCTCAGCTGAAAGCAAATCCATTGAGGACTCAGGGCAGGGTGATTTGGACATCTCCATAACGAAAGCGAGGGAGGATGTGTCTCTACCCTCCGCCCAAAGCAATATCAAGGCTAGTGAGCAAAGGGTACAGATCTCAGCCATGGATGAGGATATCAAGCTGGGCCATGCAGCCATCAAGGTTGCCAAGGGTCAGACAACCAAGCTCCATGATATCGAAATGGAAGGTGGCCTCAAAGGCCAACTGCACAAGGTGGAGACAGACAGTTTCAAGATGCCCAAAGTCGACCTGAAGACCCCACAGATGGAAATAAAGGCCACAGGGCTTGACATTAAGGACACCAACAGAAACCTGAGCAGCCCTAGCATGGAGGTTATGCTGCCCACCTTGGACATGGACCTGAAAGTGCCCGAAGCCAAGCAAGAGGCTGACATTGGCCTGGGAGACAAGGAAATGTCTGCACATGACAGCAAATTCAAGATGCCCAAGTTCAAGATGCCGTCCTTTGGAGAATCAGCAGCAGGCAAGTCGACGAAGGTCTCCTTTCATGGAGATCTGGAGGTCTCCCAGGAAGCCCTGTCCCTGccctccaccaagagtgatataAAAGACAGTGAGCTCAGCCTGCATCTTCCAAACGTACAAGTGGATGTCAAGCCCAGCAAAGTAGCCGTTAAGCTGCCTGATGGAAAGACGCCTGAGCCTGAGGTCCCTGATGTTCACATGGGAGGTGGACTCAAGGACCACCTGCCTGACGTCAAGACACACAGCTTCAAGATGCCTAAAGTTGACCTCAAGGGTCCGCATGTAGACATCAAGGGCCCCAAGCTTGATGTAAAGGGTCCCAAGGCAGAACTGAGCAGCCCCAGCGTGGACCTGACATTGCCTAGTGCAGACGTAGACCTGCAGGCACCAGAGGCCAGCCTAGAGGCTGATATAAGTTTGAAAGACAAGGACATGACCTCCCGTGACAGCAAATTCAAGATGCCCAAGTTCAAGATGCCTTCTTATGGGGGCTCAGCAACAAGCAAGTCGATGGAGGCCTCGGGGCAGTGTGATCTGGAAGTTTCCATacccaaggtgcaggctgacataTCCCTGCCCTCTGCCAAGGGTGACATCAAGGAAGGTGAGCTCAGCCTTCAGCTTCCATCTGTAGATGTGAAAGTCAAGCCCGGCCAAGTAGATATCAAGCTTCCCGAGGGACAGATACCTGAGCCTGAGGTCCCTGATATCCACGTGGGAGGTGGACTCAAGGGTCACCTGCCTCAGGTCAAGACACCCAGCTTCAAGATGCCTAAAGTCGACCTCAAGGGCCCGCATGTAGACATCAAGGGCCCCAAGATTGATGTAAAGGGTCCCAAGGCAGAACTGAGCAGCCCCAGCGTGGACCTGACATTGCCTAGTGCAGATGTGGACCTGCAGGCACCAGAGGTCAGCCTAGAGGCTGATATAGGCTTGAAAGACAAGGACATGACCTCCCGTGACAGCAAATTCAAGATGCCCAAGTTCAAGATGCCATCTTTTGGGGGCTCAGCAACAAGCAAGTCCATGGAGGCCTCGGGGCAGTGTGATCTGGAAGTTTCCATACCCAAGGTACAGGCTGACGTATCCCTGCCCTCTGCCAAGGGTGACATCAAGGATGGTGAGCTCAGCCTGCATCTTCCCTCTGTAGATGTGGAAGTCAAGCCTGGCCAAGTAGACATGAAATTGCCTGAGGGACAGATACCTGAGCCTAAGGTCCCTGATATCCACGTGGGAGGTGGACTCAAGGGCCACCTGCCTCAGGTCAAGACACCCAGCTTCAAGATGCCTAAAGTTGACCTCAAGGGCCCGCATGTAGACATCAAGGGCCCCAAGCTTGATGTAAAGGGTCCCAAGGCAGAACTGAGCAGCCCCAGCGTGGACCTGACATTGCCTAGTGCAGATGTGGACCTGCAGGCACCAGAGGTCAGCCTAGAGGCTGATATAAGTTTGAAAGACAAGGACATGACCTCCCTTGACAGCAAATTCAAGATGCCCAAGTTCAAGATGCCATCTTTTGGGGGCTCAGCAACAAGCAAGTCCATGGAGGCCTCGGGGCAGTGTGATCTGGAAGTTTCCATacccaaggtgcaggctgacataTCCCTGCCCTCTGCCAAGGGTGACATCAAGGATGGTGAGCTCAGCCTTCAGCTTCCATCTGTAGATGTGGAAGTCAAGCCCGGCCAAGTAGACATCAAGCTTCCCGAGGCACAGATGCCTGAGCCTGAGGTCCCTGATATCCACGTGGGAGGTGGACTCAAGGGCCACCTGCCTCAGGTCAAGACACCCAGCTTCAAGATGCCTAAAGTCGACCTCAAGGGTCCGCATGTAGACATCAAGGGCCCCAAGCTTGATGTAAAGGGTCTCAAGGCAGAACTCAGCAGCCCCAGCATGGAAGTAACATTGCCCCATATGGATGTGGACCTGCAGGCACCAGAGGCCAGTCTAGACGCTGATATAGGCTTGAAAGACAAGGACATGACCTCCCGTGACAGCAAATTCAAGATGCCCAAGTTCAAGATGCCATCTTTTGGGGGCTCAGCAACAAGCAAGTCCATGGAGGCCTCGGGGCAGTGTGATCTGGAAGTTTCCATacccaaggtgcaggctgacataTCCCTGCCCTCTGCCAAGGGTGACATCAAGGATGGTGAGCTCAGCCTTCATCTTCCCTCTGTAGATGTGGAAGTCAAGCCTGGCCAAGTAGCCATGAAATTGCCTGAGGGACAGATGCCTGAGCCTGAGGTCCCTGATATCCACGTGGGAGGTGGACTCAAGGGCCACCTGCCTCAGGTCAAGACACCCAGCTTCAAGATGCCTAAAGTTGACCTCAAGGGCCCGCATGTAGACATCAAGGGCACCAAGCTTGATGTAAAGGGTCCCAAGGCAGAACTGAGCAGCCCCAGCGTGGACCTGACATTGCCTAGTGCAGATGTGGACATGCAGGCACCAGAGGCCAGCCTAGAGGCTGATATAG GCTTGAAAGACAAGGACATGACCTCCCGTGAAAGCAAATTCAAGATGCCCAAGTTCAAGATGCCATCTTTTGGGAGCTCAGCAACAAGCAAGTCCATGGAGGCCTCAGGGCAGTGTGATCTGGAAGTTTCCATacccaaggtgcaggctgacataTCCCTGCCCTCTGCCAAGGGTGACATCAAGGATGGTGAGCTCAGCCTTCATCTTCCCTCTGTAGATGTGGAAGTCAAGCCTGGCCAAGTAGCCATGAAATTGCCTGAGGGACAGATGCCTGAGCCTGAGGTCCTTGATATCCACGTGGGAGGTGGACTCAAGGGCCACCTGCCTCACGTCAAGACACCCAGCTTCAAGATGCCTAAAGTTGACCTCAAGGGCCCGCATGTAGACATCAAGGGCCCCAAGCTTGATGTAAAGGGTCCCAAGGCAGAACTGAGCAGCCCCAGTGTGGACCTGACATTGCCTAGTGCAGATGTGGAC CTGCAGGCACCAGAGGTCAGCCTAGAGGCTGATATTGGCTTGAGAAACAAGGAAGTGACCTCCCGTGACAGCAAATTCAAGATGCCCAAGTTCAAGATGCCATCTTTCGGAAGCTCAGCTACTAGCAAGTCCATGGAGTCCTCAGGGCCGTGTGATCTGGAAGTTACCGTacccaaggtgcaggctgacataTCCCTGCCCTCTGCCAAGGGCGTCATCAAGGATGGTGAGCTCAGCGTGCAGCTCCCATCCATGGACATAGATGTCAAGCCAAGCCACAATGTCAGTAAGATGCCTGATGCCCCGGAACCTGAGCCTGAGTTCCTGGACCACAAAGATGGGGCCAGCTTTAAGGGTCACCTGCCCAAGGTCAAGGCACCGAGCTTCAAGATGCCCAAAGTCGATCTCAAGGCCCCACAAGTAGACATCAAGGCCCCCAGGGTTGACGTGAAGAGCCCGAAGGCAGAATTGAGCAGTCCCAGCATGGAGGTGACATTGCCCAGGGCAGACATGGACCTGCAGGTGCCCGAGGCCAACCAGGAGGATGACATTGGCCTGGGAGACAAGGAAATATCTGCCCGTGACAGTAAGTTCAAGATGCCCAAGTTCAAGATTCCGTCCTTCAGGAGATCGGCAGAAGGCAAGTCATTGGAGGCATCTGTTCATGGAGATATGGATATAACCCAGATGGCTGTGTCCATTCCCTTCATCCAGGGCAACATAAATGCCAGTGAACACAGCATGCCACTCTCAACCATGGACATGTATGTTCAGCCGGGTCATGGGACTGTCAATTTGCCCGTTGTGCCTGCACCTGAACCTGAGCTCCCGGATATTGAAGCTGAAGTCAACCTCAAGAGTAGTGATGCTGTGTCCAAGATCCTGCCTGTGGATAACCCTCAAGGGGACTCAGAGGATGTTTCCTATGCTACTCTGGAGGGAGTGCTACTCTCTCCAGTTTCCTCTCATACTGAGCCTTTGGCTCCCCTCCTTCCCACATTCCATGGACCTGTGTCTTTTCCTAAATTTCATCGACCAAAGTTCCAGTATTCTGCTCCCAGAACAGTAGCTGCAGTAGAAGTGCCTTCTGGTCTGGGTGATCCTAGTATGTCAGGCTATTGCTCTTCACAGAGGCTCGACTCCTCAAAAATCCCAGTGTCTGCCCCTCAGCTATTGTATTCAGGCGACTCTGTGTGTGGGGGTATGGAGCAGCTCCCCTGTATTGAGGGAACCTTGGCAGCAACAGTAGGTGGACTCCCCAGTGAGGGTGCTGACCGTGCAAGGAAGGGCAGCCCATTAAAAATGCCCAGGCTCAAGCTCCCATCATTTCGGTGGTCCCCCAAGAAAGGGGCAGGGTCAAAAGGCATCCCTGAACCCCATTTGAAGGATGAAAGGCTCAGTGTAACTGTAGATATGGGAGGGCTGCAAGGAGAGACCCAAGTTCATATTCTACCAGATGATATGCCTCCAGAGGCGAATGGAGAAGGGAATAGGGAATATACACTAGGGAATAGTGGCCTAGCCATGCCAGAACCCACTGTTTCTCCTTCAGAGGTCCCCCAGGGCAAGATTGTCCTACCCCCAAGAGAGCCACACCCCACTCTTTCTAGAACCCTGGGGACCAAGAGTGGCATCAGGGACCCAGGTATTACAGTGCAGCACAGCCTGTCTCAGGGAAATAGTGAAGCATGTGACTACACAGCATTCCCTGAAAGCCAGCCTTTTGGGAAGCCAGTGATTTGCACCTCTGAAAAACCTCTCCTGCCATCCTGTAGACCGGAAGATGCTGAAGGTCCCCCAGCATCGAGCACTGATGGGGCAGCCTCGAGAGAGAGCTGGTTTAGGGTCCCCCCATTCCGATTGCCTGGACTTCGGCGTGCCTCTTCCAAGGACAAAGGGGAGGATGCAGGACTGAAAGAGGTTCCCAGGCTTCAGCCTGCTGCCAGCAAGCCCAAAGAACAAGCTCCAGCTAGACCTGTGAGTCAGGGGGACCTTGAAGAGGTGGCTGTGTCCCTGGATTCCTCCAAAAGGGCTGCAGACATGGCCTCCCCCAACAGTGCCTCTTATGCTGATGTACTCCATTGCCATTTGcacagccccagccccagctctGGGCAACATCATCTTCCAACAGCCGAGCCATCTTTCCTTCGGGCTGGTCCAGGGGAAAGCCCCCCCCTGCTGCTGACCCATGTCAGCTTTTCCGAAGCCCCAGGCCCTGCAGCAGAGACAGTGAAGAGACCTGGATCTCTGTCCTCACAGTCCCTCAGCACCCAGAGCCCAGACCCTTCTTATTCCTGGGGAATGGGTGGAGTCTGGGAAGATTCCCAGCTCAAAGTCAGGTTTCCCAAACTGAAGGTGCCAAAGTTCACCTTCCCTGCCCCCAACTCTGGAGCTGATGTTTTCATCCCCACAGTGGGGGAAGTGTGGCACCCTGAGAACTGTCTGCTCCTCACTCTGCAAACAGAAAACCCTGAAATCCGGAGTGCAACCATTATGAAGGCAGGTGCAGGGCATTGCAAGGGGCAGCTGGAGGATTGTGACTCCTCCTCAGCATCACCTGTTTCTAAGGTGAAAGTACGCATACAAGACAATCAGGCTGAGAGCCACGCAGTTACCATCCACAGCAGGATTCTGGCAAGCTCAGCTGCTCATGCGGGATCTGAGATTTTAACTACCGAGATAGTGCGTGAGTCGGAGACACCACTCTCCCAGAAAGCTTCCTATGGATTTTCCTTGCTGAAGGGGAGAATCCCAGAACCTACTCTTAAGGCTTCTGTACACCTGGAGGCTCAGAACTCTCCCAGACCAGGGGTCCCAGGCACTGATTCTCAAGAACCATTTGAAATCATCTCCAGCATCAGGGAGCCAACAGATGCCTTTGAAGTTGGCTCTGGTGCCCAGTGTGCCGACAGCTGTTCTGATGAGGAGCCGGCAGAAATTCTTGAATTTCCCCCTGAAGACAGCCCAGGGACAATCATGGCAGAACACAGTTCTCCAACGGAGAAACCAGAAAGTAGAAGGTCTTCTGGGATATTCAGGTTTTGGTTCCCAAACATTGGGTTTTCTCAATCAGCCCCAGAGGAGCCCAGAGCCACCTCCGGAATGCAAGGGCAGCAAGCTGGTCCAGTTCAGAAGCAGCCTGAAGCCCGACCTGAGACAGGGCTGCCAGGAAAGCAGGAGAAAGCAGGCTGGTTCCGGTTTCCCAAACTGGGGTTTTCCTCCCCTCCTGCTGAGAAGAGTCAGACCACCAAGGATGAGGCAGGTCTGGCAGAACAGAGCCTCCAAGAGGAAAGAGTTACCTTTTACGATGCCCAAGAGAGCCTCTCCcctggagaagaggaggagaagggggtgACAGATGACACCATGGCTGTGGGCTCTGATAGCCACAGAAAAGGGATGAGAGAGTAA
- the PLD4 gene encoding 5'-3' exonuclease PLD4, protein MDSRTGRPEVLGVLGLLALSFLSLVHFLGPCQPVDGPSQSQGLHREAACLTQQDACRITLVESIPQDLWWSVADRSAQPLAQAWLQLLNMAQESVHVASFYWSLTGRDIGVNDSSSQLGETILQELQRLLDRNVSLAVATSASSLAPNSTDLQGLAARGAQVRQVPMRQLTGGVLHSKFWVVDGRHIYVGSANMDWRALTQVKELGVVIHNCSRLAQDLEKTFQTYWALGTARPELPKHWPHNFSTHINRLRPLRGRFGGLLTTAYFSASPPVLCPRGRTRDLDALLTELGHAREFIYVSVMEYFPTTRFRHPARYWPVLDTALRTAAVSRGVRVRLLVSCWLNTDPSMFPFLRSLQALSHPAAGISLDVKVYIVPVGNHSNIPFSRVNHSKFMVTERAAYVGTSNWSEDYFSSTSGVGLVLSQKANSSQPGVLTVQEQLRRLFERDWSSPYAVGLDPPTPSKDCVWRG, encoded by the exons ATGGATTCCAGGACAGGCCGCCCAGAG GTGCTGGGTGTCCTGGGGTTGCTGGCCTTGAGCTTCTTGAGCCTTGTTCATTTCCTGGGCCCCTGCCAACCCGTGGATGGGCCGAGCCAGTCTCAGGGACTCCATAGAGAGGCTGCATGCCTGACTCAGCAGGACGCCTGCCG CATCACACTCGTGGAGAGTATCCCCCAGGACCTGTGGTGGTCAGTGGCCGACCGGTCTGCCCAGCCGCTGGCCCAGGCCTGGCTGCAGCTGCTGAACATGGCACAGGAGAGTGTCCATGTGGCCTCGTTCTACTGGTCGCTCACGGGGCGTGACATCGGCGTCAACGACTCGTCCTCCCAGCTG GGGGAGACCATCCTGCAGGAGCTTCAGCGGTTGCTGGACAGAAACGTGTCCCTGGCCGTGGCCACCAGCGCATCCTCCCTCGCCCCCAACTCTACTGACCTGCAGGGCCTGGCAGCCCGAG GTGCCCAGGTGCGGCAAGTGCCCATGAGGCAGCTGACTGGGGGTGTCTTGCACTCCAAGTTCTGGGTGGTGGACGGGCGGCACATCTACGTGGGCAGCGCCAACATGGACTGGCGGGCCCTGACTCAG GTGAAGGAGCTCGGAGTCGTCATTCACAACTGCAGCCGCCTGGCCCAGGACCTGGAAAAAACCTTCCAAACCTACTGGGCACTGGGGACAGCCCGGCCAGAGTTGCCCAAACACTGGCCACACAACTTCTCCACGCACATCAACCGACTCCGGCCCTTGAGGGGGCGTTTTGGGGGGCTCCTCACCACTGCCTACTTCTCG GCATCGCCACCCGTGCTCTGCCCCCGCGGCCGCACCCGGGACCTGGACGCGCTTCTGACAGAGCTGGGGCACGCCCGGGAGTTCATCTACGTGTCCGTGATGGAGTATTTCCCCACCACGCGCTTCAGACACCCTGCCAG GTACTGGCCGGTGCTGGATACGGCGCTGCGGACGGCTGCTGTGAGCAGAGGTGTGCGCGTGCGCCTGCTGGTCAGCTGCTGGCTCAACACAGACCCCAGCATGTTCCCTTTCCTGCGCTCCCTCCAGGCCCTCAGCCACCCCGCGGCCGGCATCTCCCTGGATGTG AAAGTCTACATCGTGCCGGTGGGGAATCACTCGAACATCCCATTCAGCAGGGTGAACCACAGCAAGTTCATGGTCACGGAGCGGGCAGCCTACGTTG GCACCTCCAACTGGTCTGAAGACTACTTCAGCAGCACCTCAGGCGTGGGCCTGGTGCTCAGCCAGAAAGCCAACAGCTCCCAGCCTGGGGTGCTCACAGTGCAGGAGCAGCTGCGCAGACTGTTTGAGCGGGACTGGAGCTCCCCATATGCAGTGGGCCTGGACCCGCCCACCCCCAGCAAGGACTGTGTTTGGCGGGGCTGA